The window TTCTGTTAAGCCTCCCGCAACCAATACCACTAGCGCAAGCACCAAAGCACGAATAACACCAGAAAGCGGAGAACGAGCCCCTACCTGAATGTTGGTCACTGTGCCCATGGTTGCGCCCGCACCGGGTAGCGCACCAAACAGACCAGAAATCATATTCGCAATGCCTTGGCCACGAAGTTCTTTGTCTGAATCATGCTCTTTACGAGTCAATGAATCTCCGATAACCGCAGTCAAAAGCGTATCAATACAACCAAGAGTGCCCAGCACCAAAGCATCGATAACCATTGTAGTGAATTGCTCAGCGCTGATAGTCGGAATAACAAGAGAAGGTAAGCCTGCGGGAATTTCACCAATACGGCGAATAGAGTCGGTATCAAAGATAATAACGGATAAAAGCGTTACAGCCACTAAAGCGACCAATTGAGCGGGCACATACTTACGATATTTAGCTGGAAAACCGAAAAGGATACCAAGCGTTAATACCCCTAAAAACAGCTCGCTGACTTTCAGATTAGCTAGCGTATCAGGAAGTGCCGAAAGTGTGCCCATCACTCCGCCAGAAGGGGCTGCGTGCCCTAGCAAAGGAGAAAGTTGCAGAATGACAAGAATCACGCCGATACCGGACATAAAGCCAGATATCACGCTATATGGCATCAAAGTAACGTACTTTCCTAGTTTTAATGTACCGAGTAATATCTGAAAAGCACCCGCCATCATTACCACGGTAAAGGTCATTGCCATCCCGGTTTCAGGGTACTTGGCCACCATGCTGGTCATTACAGCCGTCATGATCACTGTCATCGGCCCAGTAGGCTCTGATATCAAGCTGCTTGAGCCACCAAACAATGCCGCAAATAGGCCCACCATGATGGCGCCCCAAAGGCCAGCTTCCGCGCCCGCACCAGAAGCGACACCAAATGCCAACGCTAAAGGCAATGAGATGATGGCTGTAGTTACACCGCCAAACATATCTCCTTTGAGATTGATATCCGTAAAACGACTTCCAAACAAAACACACCTTCCTGATGATGAAATGACAAACCTTATCACTTTAACAAATGTATCAACGGTTCAG is drawn from Vibrio sp. SNU_ST1 and contains these coding sequences:
- a CDS encoding SulP family inorganic anion transporter — encoded protein: MFGGVTTAIISLPLALAFGVASGAGAEAGLWGAIMVGLFAALFGGSSSLISEPTGPMTVIMTAVMTSMVAKYPETGMAMTFTVVMMAGAFQILLGTLKLGKYVTLMPYSVISGFMSGIGVILVILQLSPLLGHAAPSGGVMGTLSALPDTLANLKVSELFLGVLTLGILFGFPAKYRKYVPAQLVALVAVTLLSVIIFDTDSIRRIGEIPAGLPSLVIPTISAEQFTTMVIDALVLGTLGCIDTLLTAVIGDSLTRKEHDSDKELRGQGIANMISGLFGALPGAGATMGTVTNIQVGARSPLSGVIRALVLALVVLVAGGLTEPIPMAVLAGIAMYVGFNILDWSFIQRAHKVSYAGMGVMYGVMLLTVFVDLIIAVGLGVFISNILIIERLSREQARQVKAISDGDDEDDIPLTDSERQLLDSANGKVLFFYLSGPMIFSVSKAISRQHSSISDYEAMILDLTDVPMIDVTVGLALENAIKDALDAQCEVYLLCPNENTRQQLEKFHVIDLVPESNTYRFRYEALTAATSYVDRDEHQFDSV